One window of Chamaesiphon minutus PCC 6605 genomic DNA carries:
- a CDS encoding bifunctional sterol desaturase/short chain dehydrogenase, with translation MQFIIGLVAILWIDRIIGTSLSLNGKVVAVTGASGALGRELVAQLSIQGAKVVAITTNPAAIFPEGVKVLAWQLGSESELLSELQAVDVLILNHGINVYGDRSPAKVFESYEVNTFSTLRMAELFLGMVTDASDRTHKELWINTSEAEINPALSPLYELSKRTLGDLITLRRLDAPCIIRKLILGPFKSQLNPYGVMSASWVAEAIIFLAQRDFRNIIVTINPLTYLLFPIKEFFQSWYFRIFTKSEKITY, from the coding sequence ATGCAATTTATCATCGGACTAGTCGCCATTCTCTGGATCGATCGGATTATCGGTACCAGTTTATCTCTAAATGGAAAAGTAGTTGCAGTAACTGGTGCTTCCGGTGCTTTAGGACGAGAACTGGTGGCACAATTGTCTATTCAAGGTGCCAAAGTCGTAGCAATTACCACAAATCCAGCCGCCATTTTTCCTGAAGGTGTAAAGGTCTTAGCTTGGCAATTAGGATCTGAATCTGAATTATTATCCGAGCTGCAAGCAGTAGATGTTCTCATCCTCAATCATGGCATTAATGTCTACGGCGATCGATCTCCTGCCAAGGTATTCGAGTCCTATGAAGTTAATACTTTTTCGACACTCCGAATGGCCGAATTATTTCTCGGAATGGTGACAGATGCGTCCGATCGCACGCACAAGGAACTATGGATTAATACTTCTGAAGCCGAAATAAACCCGGCTTTGAGTCCATTATATGAATTGTCCAAACGCACGCTAGGTGACTTGATAACACTGCGGCGATTGGATGCACCCTGTATCATTCGTAAATTAATTTTAGGCCCCTTCAAGAGTCAGCTCAACCCTTATGGGGTGATGTCTGCAAGTTGGGTGGCAGAGGCGATTATTTTCTTGGCACAACGAGATTTTCGGAATATTATCGTTACGATTAATCCACTTACTTATCTGTTATTTCCG
- a CDS encoding DUF2059 domain-containing protein → MLKIRIGALSLLICSTAMISWVANARIESTQVVAPKKVALDNSSKRALVKELMTKIGIDRKYDLYVGGNADLSLPVGAKPKFRQWMQKLIASEAGWKKIEDRYLARFEANFSENELRELLQLAKQPAMQKLVRTEIQAYIDTAETRQKFLSQLWDEYNSGKFTPPAEITR, encoded by the coding sequence ATGCTAAAAATCCGAATCGGTGCGTTATCGCTGTTAATTTGCTCGACGGCAATGATATCATGGGTGGCCAACGCCAGGATCGAATCTACCCAGGTAGTGGCACCAAAAAAAGTTGCGCTCGACAATAGCTCCAAGCGCGCGTTGGTAAAAGAATTGATGACAAAAATCGGTATCGATCGTAAATACGATCTCTATGTTGGTGGTAATGCCGATTTGTCTTTACCAGTTGGAGCCAAACCCAAATTTAGACAATGGATGCAAAAATTAATTGCTAGTGAAGCTGGCTGGAAAAAAATCGAAGATCGATATCTTGCCAGATTTGAGGCTAACTTCTCGGAAAATGAGTTGCGAGAGTTATTACAACTAGCTAAACAACCTGCCATGCAAAAGCTAGTACGGACAGAAATTCAAGCTTATATCGATACTGCCGAAACCAGACAGAAATTCTTATCGCAGTTATGGGATGAATATAATTCCGGCAAGTTTACTCCCCCCGCAGAGATTACTCGCTAA
- a CDS encoding IS4 family transposase, producing MTSRRRSNRDHAKKNHQPGVEDEIIAAQVEALLTPAIFNQSHYYRQLGLRNRLLNLPLMMAAVLTLLWRNVPGVRELSRMLGREGFLWCEPTQVSQQAIAQRFLTFPSELFERVFKELLPEFRVKWHQRKQRLLPQSIEFAQAKFERIWACDGSTLEAIFKKLDSLSDVPIGQLAGKMGVVIDLVTRLPIEIWFRENPKASDVNFEKDILNLVTSGTLLLLDRGFYHFQFWQELINRDIHFITRLKKGASLQIERVFSNSYSIRDRIVRMGSGTKKTPYITVRLVEIKVGKVWYSYLTSVLDPLNLPPYVVADLYGRRWRIEEAFNTVKRLLGLSYLWTGSVNGIKLQMWGTWLFYAVLVDLGDAVADELSLPFDRISLEMIYRGLYHFHVAHHKGLAANPVTYFAAPENQDLGIVKTVRKPNVKLIIAPFPDSMSRTDNFFFDSSPQARLTSAIAS from the coding sequence ATGACCAGCCGCCGAAGAAGTAACCGCGACCACGCCAAAAAGAACCACCAACCAGGTGTGGAAGATGAGATCATCGCCGCTCAAGTAGAGGCTTTATTGACACCAGCAATTTTCAATCAAAGTCATTACTACCGACAATTAGGGCTGAGAAATCGGCTGTTAAATTTACCCTTGATGATGGCAGCAGTGCTGACGCTACTGTGGCGGAATGTGCCAGGAGTCAGAGAACTAAGCCGAATGTTAGGGCGAGAAGGATTTTTGTGGTGTGAGCCAACACAAGTAAGTCAACAGGCGATTGCACAAAGATTTCTGACCTTTCCATCTGAGTTATTTGAGAGAGTGTTTAAGGAATTACTGCCAGAATTTAGAGTGAAGTGGCACCAGAGAAAACAGCGATTGTTGCCACAAAGCATTGAATTTGCTCAAGCAAAATTTGAGCGGATTTGGGCATGTGATGGCTCCACATTGGAAGCGATATTCAAGAAATTAGATAGCTTATCTGATGTGCCAATCGGACAACTAGCGGGAAAAATGGGAGTAGTCATAGATTTGGTGACGAGATTGCCGATTGAAATCTGGTTTAGAGAAAATCCCAAAGCTTCAGATGTTAATTTTGAGAAAGATATCCTGAATTTAGTAACATCGGGCACTTTATTGCTCTTGGATCGAGGCTTCTATCATTTCCAATTTTGGCAAGAATTAATTAACAGAGATATTCATTTTATTACTCGATTAAAAAAAGGTGCATCGCTACAGATAGAGCGAGTATTTAGCAATAGTTATAGTATCCGTGACCGAATAGTGCGGATGGGGTCTGGCACCAAAAAGACTCCATATATAACTGTAAGATTAGTCGAAATTAAAGTGGGTAAAGTCTGGTATTCTTATCTAACTAGTGTACTCGACCCATTGAATCTTCCTCCCTATGTAGTCGCCGATTTGTACGGAAGACGGTGGCGAATTGAAGAGGCTTTTAATACTGTTAAACGATTGCTCGGGTTGAGTTATTTATGGACTGGTTCAGTTAATGGAATTAAATTACAGATGTGGGGGACTTGGCTGTTTTATGCAGTTCTAGTCGATTTAGGTGATGCTGTAGCTGATGAATTATCTCTCCCATTCGACCGCATTTCTTTAGAGATGATTTATCGAGGTCTTTATCACTTTCATGTAGCTCATCATAAAGGTTTAGCTGCCAATCCAGTCACCTATTTTGCTGCCCCAGAGAATCAAGATTTAGGTATTGTTAAAACTGTTCGTAAACCTAATGTTAAGTTAATTATTGCACCTTTTCCTGATTCTATGAGTCGAACAGACAATTTTTTCTTCGACTCATCGCCTCAAGCCCGCTTGACAAGTGCGATCGCTTCTTAA
- a CDS encoding PH domain-containing protein: MFKRIASEALGISDIGIIVSPADYDKVAADDYVFHEDGEKIFFLIKSKKDEYCFTNLALIHVDGDSAISSKRAVKRYDYSSHKVSQVSIETAGTIDLDVELKFVLEGVMPFSIDLEKKCIEALKDIYKALISISKIQSKEEIARDNAVLCLQAVSSMYKLNNVESEDTIVKHYNSMLTNLNATMLERYTKRDFSNIFEKYIKN; this comes from the coding sequence ATGTTTAAACGAATTGCATCAGAAGCTCTTGGTATCAGCGATATCGGCATTATTGTCTCGCCAGCCGACTATGATAAGGTAGCTGCGGATGATTATGTATTTCATGAAGATGGAGAGAAGATATTTTTCTTAATTAAATCTAAGAAAGATGAATACTGCTTCACAAATTTAGCCCTAATTCATGTCGATGGCGATTCGGCAATCTCTAGCAAAAGAGCTGTCAAACGTTATGACTATTCTAGCCACAAAGTATCGCAAGTCTCGATCGAGACTGCTGGCACGATCGATTTAGATGTCGAACTCAAGTTTGTCTTAGAAGGCGTAATGCCGTTTAGTATCGATCTCGAAAAAAAATGTATTGAAGCACTCAAAGATATTTATAAAGCACTGATTAGTATTAGCAAGATTCAAAGCAAAGAAGAGATCGCTCGCGACAATGCGGTATTGTGCTTGCAAGCTGTATCTTCGATGTATAAGCTCAACAATGTTGAGAGTGAAGACACGATCGTCAAGCATTATAATTCAATGCTGACAAATCTGAATGCAACAATGCTAGAGCGTTATACCAAGCGAGACTTTAGTAATATTTTCGAGAAGTACATTAAGAACTAA
- a CDS encoding ADP-ribosylglycohydrolase family protein, producing MEPLARAELALAGLSIGDAFGQMFFGNTETMSMAIDLRALPAPPWYLTDDSIMAIGIVETLRACGEIDRDYLASRFAANYSRNRRRGYGGMAHHILQKLCKGEDWRKVAPAVFDGMGSYGNGAAMRVAPLGAFYADDLERLQIQAIASAEVTHSHLEGKVGALAISLAAAWAWHHREDNKYHPPDLFSFILDRLPESDTKNGIYRASELPLEYSIATAVSALGNGTMVSAQDTVPFTLWCAARHLDDFEAAMWATVSGLGDRDTTCALVGGIVALYVGEAGIPKDWQAARESLTDWESAEVDWE from the coding sequence GTGGAACCACTAGCCAGGGCAGAATTAGCATTAGCGGGTTTGTCGATCGGCGATGCTTTCGGACAAATGTTTTTTGGGAATACCGAAACAATGTCCATGGCGATCGATCTGCGAGCATTACCCGCCCCGCCTTGGTATCTAACTGATGATTCGATTATGGCAATTGGCATTGTCGAAACATTACGAGCTTGCGGTGAAATCGATCGCGATTATTTAGCCAGTAGATTTGCGGCTAACTATAGTAGAAATCGCCGTCGCGGCTATGGCGGGATGGCGCATCACATCCTCCAAAAATTGTGCAAGGGTGAAGACTGGCGAAAAGTTGCACCAGCGGTTTTCGATGGGATGGGTTCTTATGGCAATGGTGCGGCGATGCGGGTAGCTCCGCTGGGTGCTTTCTACGCTGACGATTTGGAACGCTTGCAAATCCAAGCGATCGCGTCAGCGGAAGTCACCCACAGTCATCTCGAAGGTAAAGTCGGTGCCTTAGCGATCTCCCTGGCGGCAGCGTGGGCATGGCACCATCGGGAGGATAATAAGTATCATCCTCCCGATTTATTTTCTTTTATTCTCGATCGATTGCCAGAGAGCGACACCAAAAACGGCATCTACAGAGCCAGTGAATTACCACTCGAATACAGCATTGCTACCGCAGTATCGGCACTCGGCAATGGAACGATGGTATCGGCTCAAGATACGGTGCCGTTTACCCTCTGGTGCGCCGCCAGACATCTGGATGATTTTGAAGCAGCAATGTGGGCGACAGTTAGCGGATTAGGAGATCGAGATACTACTTGTGCGCTCGTTGGTGGGATCGTGGCTTTATATGTAGGCGAGGCGGGAATTCCTAAAGATTGGCAAGCGGCGCGAGAATCTCTAACTGACTGGGAATCCGCCGAAGTGGATTGGGAATAA
- a CDS encoding rod shape-determining protein, giving the protein MGMDLGTANTLVYVSGKGIVLAEPSVVAMDQKTKMPLAVGIEAKKMLGRTPGDVIALRPLRDGVIADFDIAEVMLKEFIRRANEGSNVIRPRLVIGIPSGVTAVERRAVMDAALQAGASEVFLIDEPIAAAIGAGLPVGEPTGSMIVDIGGGTTEVAVLSLQGSVISESVRIAGDELSDSIVSYMKKVHNLTIGERTAEEIKIQVGSAYPTPEDNDITMEVRGLHLLSGLPRTVTIKGPEIRESMSEPLSTIVEAVKRTLERTPPELASDIIDRGIMLAGGGAHLRGIDTLISHETGIVTHIADDPLTCVVLGTGKVLEDFKNMDRVFSGRSRSL; this is encoded by the coding sequence ATGGGTATGGACCTGGGAACTGCTAATACATTGGTCTATGTATCTGGCAAAGGTATCGTTCTGGCAGAACCTTCAGTAGTGGCGATGGACCAAAAGACTAAAATGCCACTAGCTGTAGGTATCGAAGCCAAAAAAATGTTGGGGAGAACCCCCGGCGATGTAATTGCGCTCCGTCCGCTTCGCGATGGCGTAATTGCTGACTTCGATATTGCAGAAGTGATGTTAAAAGAGTTTATTCGTCGTGCGAATGAAGGAAGTAACGTCATCAGACCGCGTTTAGTTATTGGCATTCCCAGTGGTGTTACGGCTGTAGAACGGCGCGCGGTAATGGATGCAGCACTCCAAGCAGGTGCTAGTGAAGTATTCCTGATCGACGAACCGATCGCAGCGGCAATTGGTGCGGGGTTACCAGTCGGCGAACCGACTGGTAGCATGATCGTCGATATCGGTGGCGGCACGACAGAAGTCGCCGTGTTGAGTCTGCAAGGCTCGGTGATCAGCGAATCCGTGCGGATTGCTGGCGACGAGTTGAGCGATTCGATCGTCAGTTATATGAAGAAAGTTCATAACTTGACGATTGGGGAACGGACGGCAGAAGAAATCAAAATTCAGGTTGGTTCGGCCTATCCTACTCCAGAGGATAACGACATTACCATGGAAGTTCGCGGATTGCATCTGTTGTCTGGATTACCCCGGACGGTGACGATTAAAGGCCCCGAAATTCGCGAAAGTATGTCAGAACCCCTCTCGACGATCGTCGAAGCTGTAAAGCGGACACTGGAGCGGACTCCCCCAGAGTTGGCTTCGGATATTATCGATCGCGGGATCATGTTGGCTGGTGGCGGTGCCCATTTACGGGGGATCGATACGCTGATCTCGCATGAAACGGGGATCGTGACTCACATCGCTGACGATCCGCTCACCTGCGTGGTCTTGGGTACTGGCAAAGTCCTCGAAGATTTCAAAAATATGGATCGCGTCTTTAGCGGTCGCTCGCGAAGTCTGTAG
- the mreC gene encoding rod shape-determining protein MreC produces MFTLRRWWDKNALKLAGFGTLIVGTYLVLQTQHALVFEAYNALSQPFQPKVRQLDYLKTAQVQQLQNELQELKYQNQQLKKLAGYSATIPTKGVLAPIVMRSADNWWQQLVIGKGSADGIAVDHVVVGTGGAIGRIVSVSPHTSRVLLISDPSNRMGVTVGASRNLGILQGTRTERAVLQFFDKRPQVKKGDVVSTSTVSQLFPAGLAVGRVVETNLNKSPAPEAIVEFTAPLNALEWVMVHPHNPHAIQTAPVVPTPTAAPVSKSATATPAPKPATSLPSPKPATSAPAPKPATAAPAPKPPA; encoded by the coding sequence ATGTTTACTCTGCGCCGCTGGTGGGATAAAAATGCCTTAAAACTAGCAGGATTCGGGACTCTCATCGTTGGTACTTACCTGGTGTTGCAAACTCAACATGCATTGGTATTTGAAGCATATAACGCTCTATCTCAACCATTTCAACCCAAAGTCAGACAGCTCGATTATCTCAAAACCGCTCAAGTACAACAACTCCAAAATGAATTGCAAGAGTTGAAGTATCAAAATCAACAACTCAAAAAATTAGCAGGTTATAGTGCGACGATTCCTACTAAAGGGGTCTTGGCACCGATCGTCATGCGGAGTGCCGATAATTGGTGGCAACAGCTTGTAATTGGCAAAGGCAGTGCCGACGGGATTGCTGTAGACCATGTGGTTGTCGGCACTGGCGGGGCGATCGGTCGCATCGTCAGCGTATCGCCGCATACCAGTCGCGTCCTGCTCATCAGCGACCCCAGCAATCGCATGGGTGTCACGGTGGGTGCGAGCCGCAATCTGGGAATTTTGCAAGGAACTCGTACCGAACGCGCCGTATTACAATTTTTCGATAAACGTCCGCAGGTCAAAAAAGGTGATGTCGTCTCCACTTCGACAGTAAGTCAACTCTTTCCGGCAGGATTGGCAGTAGGGAGAGTGGTTGAGACCAATCTCAATAAGTCTCCAGCTCCAGAAGCGATCGTGGAATTTACCGCTCCGCTAAATGCCCTCGAATGGGTGATGGTTCACCCTCACAATCCGCACGCGATCCAGACTGCACCAGTCGTACCAACCCCAACAGCCGCACCCGTATCCAAATCGGCTACAGCTACACCCGCACCCAAACCAGCAACATCGCTACCCAGTCCCAAACCAGCAACATCGGCACCCGCACCCAAACCAGCAACAGCCGCACCTGCTCCGAAACCACCAGCATAA